From Vanrija pseudolonga chromosome 1, complete sequence, a single genomic window includes:
- the PM20D2_1 gene encoding Peptidase M20 domain-containing protein 2, giving the protein MPSSSPSVPGCCFSFFSRKNRQQGEPPKAAISTSGYHAEVKRNIPSAHQHLEPCCSPTQGFMSASVKPFLDDLPAYSSDGKSLSSDVRETIKATIESYRAPLTAISLYISDNPELAYKEYKSSAKLISFLESEGFAIEKDYKGLETAFTATYSQGNGRTWAFNSEYDALPEVGHACGHNLIAIGGVAALLGVRAAMKKHGIDGTVVLMGTPAEEGGAGKVLLIERGGYKGIDGCMMIHPAGFTANSGGVLPTLAFQTIAVEFFGRTTHAGAAPWDGINALDAANISYTSISALRQQLHPTDRVHGIIVDGGEAPNIIPDYTSMKYYVRASRASGVEELMAKAIGCFKGAAEATGCKLKFKTEPITYDLRNNKLFGEEYASAMSELYNVPIPIELGEGTNPGASTDFGNVTYALPACHPMFGIPATLGRGNHTKEFRDKCRTEEAHTETLHAATAMSIVGARFLSDSAFAEDATEWWKDDMKS; this is encoded by the exons AtgccgtcgtcatcgccaagTGTTCcgggctgctgcttctcGTTCTTCTCGCGCAAGAACCGCCAGCAGGGTGAGCCGCCCAAGGCCGCAATCTCTACCTCGGGGTACCATGCCGAGGTCAAGCGCAATATCCCGAGCGCCCACCAACATCTCGAGCCGTGCTGCTCCCCCACCCAAGGCTTCATGTCAGCTTCCGTCAAGCCCTTCCTTGATGATCTACCGGCCTACTCCTCCGACGGCAAGAGCCTCTCCTCGGACGTGCGCGAGACGATCAAGGCGACGATCGAGTCGTACCGCGCCCCGTTGACCGCGATCTCGCTGTACATCTCCGACAACCCCGAGCTGGCGTACAAGGAGTACAAGTCATCTGCGAAGCTCATATCGTTCCTCGAGTCCGAGGGCTTCGCCATTGAGAAGGACTACAAGGGCCTCGAGACCGCCTTTACAGCCACCTACTCGCAGGGCAACGGTCGCACGTGGGCCTTCAACTCGGAGTACGATGCCCTGCCTGAAGTCGGCCATGCGTGCGGGCACAACCTCATTGCGATTGGAGGTGTTGCAGCACTTCTTGGCGTACGGGCTGCAATGAAGAAGCATGGGATTGATGGCACAGTGGTCCTGATGGGAACGCCGGCG gaagagggcggcgccggcaaggtTCTGCTAATCGAACGCGGAGGAT ACAAGGGCATCGACGGATGCATGATGATCCACCCGGCTGGCTTCACCGCAAACTCGGGCGGCGTCCTCCCCACGCTCGCCTTCCAGACGATCGCCGTCGAGTTCTTCGGCCGCACAACGCACGCCGGTGCAGCACCATGGGACGGCATCAACGCACTAGACGCCGCCAACATCTCGTACACATCTATCTCGGCCCTCCGTCAGCAGCTGCACCCGACGGACAGAGTTCACGGCATCATCGTGGACGGTGGTGAAGCGCCAAACA TTATTCCCGACTACACGTCGATGAAGTACTATGTCCGGGCGAGCCGCGCCAGCGGTGTCGAGGAGCTTATGGCCAAGGCCATTGGGTGCTTCAA gggcgccgccgaggcgacgggcTGCAAACTCAAGTTCAAGACCGAACCCATCACCTATGATCTACGGAACAACAAGCTGTTTGGG GAGGAGTACGCATCCGCCATGAGCGAACTGTACAATGTGCCCATCCCTatcgagctgggcgaggggaCCAACCCCGGTGCCTCGACAGACTTTGGAAAC GTCACGTATGCGTTGCCAGCGTGCCATCCAATGTTCGGCATCCCGGCTACTCTCGGCCGCGGCAACCACACCAAGGA attCCGAGACAAGTGCCGTACCGAGGAGGCGCATACCGAGACACTGCACGCGGCCACGGCGATGAGTATCGTCGGTGCTCGCTTCCTCTCCGACTCGGCGTTTGCCGAAGACGCGACCGAGTGGTGGAAGGACGACATGAAGAGCTAG
- the SPBC1773.03c_1 gene encoding putative aminotransferasec, translating to MRGHVLRTLARTPAVRGFSTSLPRGALSTATVDPDSKVLHRSLKLGLPMAVRGEGNYIYTADGRKILDTTGGAAVVSCGHAVPEIVEAVTEQLKTLPYVSSFLFGTEPAEELATMLCEDSGMSRVVLFNGGSEAVESAIKLARQYHVENGQPQRTKFISRRVSFHGNTITDLALGRHDRRRALYLPLMPDNVFHSVSPCNTYRGKLEGETDAQYVDRLADELDKKFIELGPSTVAAFFMEPVVGATSGCVPFVPGYITAMKRVCEKYGALFVLDEIMCGFGRTGKLHAWSWEGDAARPDIQTLGKGLCGGYAPLSAVLANDKVVNVLSKGTGSFMNGYTFQSSGIGAAAGLAVYKYYKKHDLVAKCAERGKQMEEALRKQLENHPHVGNIRGMGLFYGIELVADKKTKQPFPSSKGISQKITDAAYERGIALYPGVGCADGWEGDHVMIFPPFTITADEVQFSVDALQGAIEDVLGKQ from the exons ATGCGTGGACACGTCCTGCGAACATTGGCCCGCACgcccgccgtgcgcggcTTCAGCACGTCGTTGCCCCGTGGGGCCCTCTCGACGGCCACCGTCGACCCGGACTCCAAGGTCCTCCACCGCTCTCTCAAGCTCGGTCTGCCCATGGCCGTGAGGGGCGAGGGTAACTATATCTACACGGCGGACGGGCGCAAGATCCTCGACACGACGGGCGGTGCGgccgtcgtgtcgtgcgGCCACGCCGTCCCCGAGATTGTCGAAGCAGTCaccgagcagctcaagaCTCTGCCCTATGTGTCGAGCTTTTTGTTCGGCACCGAGCCGGCAGAAGAGCTTGCAACCATGCTGTGCGAGGACAGTGGCATGAGCAGGGTCGTGCTCTTCAACGGTGGCAGTGAGGCGGTCGAGAGTGCCATCAAG ctcgcgcgccagtACCACGTCGAGAACGGCCAGCCGCAACGGACAAAGTTCATCTCGCGCCGCGTCTCGTTCCACGGCAACACCATCACAG acctcgcccttggccgaCACGACCGTCGCAGGGCCCTGTACCTTCCCCTCATGCCCGACAACGTGTTCCATTCCGTTTCACCCTGCAACACTTACcgcggcaagctcgagggcgagacggacGCACAGTACGTCGACCGATTGGCcgatgagctcgacaagAAGTTTATCGAGCTCGGCCCGAGCACTGTCGCTGCCTTCTTCATGGAGCCGG tcgtcggcgccacctCGGGATGCGTTCCCTTTGTGCCGGGCTACATCACGGCCATGAAGCGCGTGTGTGAAAAGTACGGCGCCCTGttcgtgctcgacgagatcaTGTGTGGCTTTGGCCGCACAGGCAAGCTGCACGCCTGGAGCTGGGAGggtgacgccgcgcgccccgaCATCCAGAcgctcggcaagggcctGTGTGGTGGTTACGCACCTCTCAGTGCTGTGCTCGccaacgacaaggtcgtcaacGTCCTCAGCAAGGGCACCGGGTCGTTTATGAACGGCTACACCTTCCAGAGCTCGGGTattggtgctgctgctggcttggCCGTGTACAAGTACTACAAGAAGCACGACCT tGTCGCCAAGTGCGCCGAACGCGGCAAGCAGATGGAGGAGGCATTgcgcaagcagctcgagaacCACCCTCACGTGGGCAACATCCGCGGCATGGGACTCTTCTACGGCATCGAGCTGGTCGCCGACAAGAAGACCAAGCAGCCGTTCCCCAGCAGCAAGGGCATCTCGCAGAAGATCACCGACGCGGCCTACGAGCGCGGCATCGCCCTGTACCCTGGTGTCGGGTGTGCTGACGGCTGGGAGGGCGACCACGTCATGATCTTCCCTCCCTTCACCatcaccgccgacgaggtccaGTTCtcggtcgacgcgctccaggGCGCCATTGAGGACGTGCTGGGCAAGCAGTAG